atgaaaataatttatgaatgaaTTATAATTGTTCAAATAGGATTTTTCACAGTTATcgtattaaatattaattattgaaTGAATTTTTACACTGTAAAGTTCATCTTAaccatacactgataataatctttcTTAATTACCGAGCATCGTTTCACCCCAATTATTATCATACATTACAAATACCTTGAGGAGCATATCGAAAATAAGAGTGGCGCAGCAAAAGCGTGGGTGAGATTAGAAATAGCTATTTACGATAAATTAGTTATGTTTTTAATGTTTTGGAATTTTAAAGATGCTAATTTTAATACTGGAGATACTGTTGTAATAAAGttgtttagtactctagtataatGTATTTGAGGTTTTATTTACTTTCactatttatatttattaatatttatataaagtCGCACCTCATACCCTACCAGGTTCGGGGAATGTAATGaccctaaaaatatatatacatgattagtgtaatgatcctaaaaaataaataaaagagtaaAGGGGAGGAAGACTTTACGTGGGAAAGAGGAAATAAAGACAAaaaagggagagggagagagagataaggATGGAGGAGGGGGTAATTTGAAATGTGAGGGGGGTGTTCTCACACCCCCTTTactttttatataatatattatatatatatccttatccTTATTATAATATCCTTTGTATATACATCTCCTTATccttatatattatattatattatttatttatttaaataataataataattttatttctattaCACTAATTGTTCGAGCCCGCCTCATTTAGAAGGCAATGATATTATTGCTACACATGGTGGCTGGCCTCACATGGAAGGAAGATGGTTGCAATTCAGAATTGGCTGCACCAAACTCCACTCATCTTTTTTGACGAAGAAGGGAAATTGATTTTTGGAGGGAATTGGGCTGCAGTgatctcctcctataaaaggAGTGCTTCACCTCCATTGTATGTACAcagagagtgagagtgagtgaAGACACAATAAGTGTGAGTGCATTGTGAGCGTGTACTAAAGTGAGTGAGTTGAGTGTGTTGTAATCCTACTTCTCATTCATTGTATACCCATATATACATAGTGAAGTTACTCATCTCTCGTGGACGTGGGTTAAATTGGCCAAACCACGTAAACCTTGTGtgttatttgtgtgtgtgtgttatttgaTATTGGGCAGGATTCAtatcccaacaattggtatcagagttactAGTTTACTGCCTTATTGgtaggttttattttattttttatattaataccGCCTTGACGACATGTTTTATTTCTGTGTATCAATACCGCCTTAATGGCAGGTTTTATTGATGTGTATTGATACTGCCTTCACGGTTGGATTTGTTCTTAACCTTTGAGATTATACTGTAACAACATTGTTCACTGTAGTTGTCCACATGTAGTACCAGAGCATAGTAAATGGAGGAAAGTTCAAGTCTTGGGAGCAGTTCCATGATCAGACTTACAGAGACAAATTATTCCATATGGAAGACAATGATGGAAGATTTGTTGTACTTTAAAGATTTGTTCGATCCCATTGAATCCAAAGGGATCATGCCAAGTGGAAAAACTGAGTCTGATTGGAATAAGCTCAATAGAAAAGCTGTCAGTGTTAAAAGACAGTGGGTTGAGACGAGAGAAATTCGTGATACAACCAATGAAATGAATGCCTACAAACTTTGGCAACATCTGGGAAATATGTACGAGTGAAAGAATGCCCAGAACAAAGCCTTCATGACAAGAAGGCTAgtgaatttaaaattatatgatGGACAAAATGTTTCAGATCATTTAgataaatttaatgaaatttttgaTAATCTGGCAAGTATGGAACTAACTATTGCTGATGAAATTCAAGCATTGATTTTGCTAAGTTCATTACCAGATAGTTGGGAGACACTGGTGGTAGTTCCTAGTCATTCAACACCAAACGAAAAGGTAACCTTGAGCATGGTAAAGGATAACATCACAAAAGAAGGCAAGATAAGAGCTCAGCAAGGATTTCCCACTCACTATTAAGGACAATCGATGCTTACTGAGAAGGGCAGAAGTAGATATTCCCAAGGAAACAAGAAGAACATAGGCAAGTCTAGAAGCAAGTCCAGAGGTAGATCAAAATCAAGGGGTAACTTCACTTGTTATTATTGTGATAAGCCTGGACATATAAACAAGGACTGTTGGAAATGGAAGGCAAAACAAACCAGCGAAGACAAGAAAGAGGAGGAAAAAAGTAGTGCAGTGGTGACTTCTAATGAAGGTGAAACTTACGTGGTGTGTGAGGAAGGACGCATTAACCTCACTTGCGAAGACACAATATGGATGATTGACTCTGCAGCATCATTCCATGTAATAGCATGGAGAGACTTCTTCTCATCTTACAAATGTGGTGATTATGGCTTTGTTAAGAtgggaaattaaatcaaatgcaAAGTTGTTGGTAAAGGAGACGTGTTGATAAAAACAAATGTTGGTTGCAAGCTACTACTGAAGGATGTTCGACATGTACCAGAAATTCGCCTTAACCTGATTTCCACAAGTCAACTTGATGGCATGGGTTATGAAAGCTATTTTGGTAATGGAGTTTGGAAGCTCAAGAAAGGGAATTTGGTGGTGGCCAAAGGAAAGAAGGATGTTAGCTTATACTACACTCAAGCTATGCAACTCTTTGCAGGAGATGTGAATGCTACGGAACATGAAGTTGCCACTGAGTTATGCAATAACATACTTGGCCACATGAGCGAGAATGGACTCTAGATTCTTGCAAGGAAAAAGCTCCTTTCTAATTTATCAAGTAATTCTTTAAATAATTGTACTCATTGTTTAGCTAGTAAACAACATGGAGTTGCATTTCGAAAGAACCTCCCATTTAGGAGAAAGCATATTCGATCGAGATCTGGTTCATACTGATGTGTGTTTTATGAATGATAAAAGTATTGGTGGATCATTGTATTTTGTTATATTCATTGATGACTACTCTATAAAAGTGTGGGCTTATACTTTGAAAAGTAAATACTTGGTGTTAGATATGTTCAAGAAGTTTTAGGCCAATTTTGAAAGGCAAAGTGGAAGAAAGCTCAAATGTGTTCATTTAGACAACGGTGGTgaatacattgggccatttgaagAGCATTACAGAGTCCAAGGTATCAGGCTTGATAAGTTAGTTCCCAAGACTCCTCAACCTAACAACATTGCAGAAATAATGAACAGAATCATCTACAACAAGATTATCTGCATGCTCTCTCATTCAAGGCTACCAATATCCTTATGAGGCAAGGTGTTAATGACAACAGTTCACCTCATCAACCTTTCTCCTTCAGTTCCTTTAGGAGGTGACATTCCTGAAAGGATCTGGATAGGGAAAGATGTATCCTATAAACACTTAAAAGGTGTTTGGTTGTAAAGTTTTTGTCCATATTCCTTGGGATGAAAAGACCAAACTTGATGCAAAGACAAAAGAGTGCGTCTTTGTCGGTTATGGTATTGAGGAGTTTGGCTACAGAATATGGGATCCAAATAACAAGAAAGTCATTTGAAGCAGAGATGTGGTGTTCTTTGAAGATCAAACTATCAACAATTGTGAGAAGGCCGATAATCCAAAGCATGTCCTCAGGAATCCAATTGAGCTGATTCTAGATTCATCGCCATAGCCACAAGAAGAGCACGATGATAATAGGTAAGTTGATGAACCAATAGTTGAAGGTGATCAAGAAGCTCCACCAACAGAACCCCAAATAAGAAAATCCACCAAGGAGCGTCAACCTTCTAGGAGATACTCACCAGATGAGTATGTGTTGCTAACTGACAGGGGAGAACCGGAATGTTATGAGGATACCATGTTACATGAGCACAAGAATGAGTGGTTGAAGGCCATGCAAGAAGAGATGAAATCCTTGCACGAGTATTATGCTTATGATTTGGTAGAACTACCAAAGGGAAAGAAAGCACTCAACAACAAATGGGTGTTTAAATTGAGAAGTGAAGAAGGAGACACACAACCAAGGTACAAGGCACGACTAGTTGTGAAAGTCTTTGGTCAAAGAAAAGGCATTGACTTTGAAGAGATATTCTCGCCCGTggtgaagatgtcatctattcaAGTTGTTCTTGGATTAGTTGCCAGCCTGAACTTGGAGATTGAGCAGCTTGATGTAAAAAttgcatttctccatggtgatttgaaaaAAGAAATCTACATGAAACAACCTGAAGGATTCAAGATCAATGGAAAAGAACAGTTGGTGTGCAAACTTAGAAAGTGTTTGTATGGTCTCAAGCAGGCATCgagacagtggtacaagaagtTCGATTCCTTCATGATGGAGCACAGGTATAGCAGGTTCACAACTGATCACTATGTTTTTATTAAGAAATTTTATAGTAATGATTTCATTATTCTcatgctttatgtggatgatatgttgattgttgGTCGTGATACTAATAAGAtagaaaaattgaagaaagaacgAAGAAAATcctttgcaatgaaggatttgggtccAACAAAATAGATTCTTGGAATGAAGATCTTTCGAGATAGGAAAAATAGaaagttgtggttatctcaaaaaaagtatattgagaaggtgttaGAAAGATTTAATATGAGCAAAGAAAAACCAGTCAATTGCCCACTTGCAGGACACTTCAAGCTTACTTCCAAGGAATATCCTACAAGTGAAAATGAAAGAGAAGAAATGAAGAAAGTGCCTTACTCTTTGGCCGTGGGTAGCTTGATGTACACCATGGTATGCACAAGACCCGATATCGCTCATGCAGTTGGAGTAGTCAGTCGATTCCTTTCTAATCCTGGAAAAAAACATTGGGAAACCTTCAAGTGGATTCTCAGTTATCTAAAAGGTACTTCTCATTCATGTTTATGTTTTGGTCATGACAAACCTGTGTTGGAAGGTTATACAAATGCAGACATGGCCTGTGACGTTGATTCTAGAAGGTCTACTTCGGGATACCTGATGACATTTTTAGGGGGAGAAGTGTCGTGGCAATCAAAGCTACAAAAATGTGTTGCATTGTCCATTATTGAGGCAGAGTACATCGCCATCACTGAAGCATGCAAAGAGCTTCCATGGATGAAGAAGTTTCTGGAGGAACTTGGCCTTAAGCAAGAGAAGTATGTTCTCTATTGTAACAGTCAAAGCGCTATTCATCTCAGCAAGAATTcaagttttcattcaaagtcaaAGCATATTGATGTTTGATATCATTGGATTCGTGAGGTGTTCGAGTCAAAGAAGCTAAGTATAGAGAAGATCCATACTGATGACAATGCATTAGACATGATGACTAAGACAACGTCCAAGTTAAGGCTTGAAGCTTGTAAAACCGCAATAGATTTGGTGGAACTCTTTGCATGAGTCGAGCAAGGGAGATTTGTTAGGGCCCGCCTCATTTAGAAGGCAAGAATATTATTGCTGCACATAGTGGGCGGCCTCATATGGAAGGAAGATGGCTGCAATTCAGAATTGGCTGCACCAAACTCCACTCACCTTTTTTGACAAAGAAGGAAAATTGTTTTTGGAGGGAATTGGGCTACGGCGATCTCTTCCTATAAAAGGAGTGCTTTCCCTCCATTGTGTGTACAcagagagtgagagtgagtgaAGACACAACAAGTTTGAGTGCACTGTGAGTGTGTACTAAAGTGAGCAAGTTGAGTGTGTTGtaatcctcctcctccttcactatacacccatatatatatatatagtgaagttactcctctcccgtggatgtaggctaaattggccgaaccacataaatcttgtgtgttatttgtgtgtgtgttatttgaTCTTAGGCTGGATTCATATCCCAACActaataatgtatatatattattggGGTCATTACATTGGGGTGCATAGTTCTATGATTTCTCAGGCAAATGAAAGTATAGCTTGGTACCGATCTTAGTGATGAGGACCGGTATGAAAGGACAATTTCTTATGAGTTTTTAGGTTAGTTTCAAATTAAGAGGAAAGAAAATTGCAAGATTTCTCTATACGATGGGTATGTAAGAATTGAATCAAATCAAATTCATCCCTTgatttcttcatgttcttcattcAAATTTCTACCTCTTTCCATTTTTGAACCATCGTGTTCTGCAAATCGAATGTGATAGTGTTTATTTCTAGGAGAAGTGCAAACttcaataagaaaaaaaaaagaaaaaagaatgccCCCTTAAAAATTCACTTGCTTAAATGTTTACATGATGAACACCTGAATCTGTACATTTTGTTACCATAGAAATGTTCTCCAACTCACATGATAAACAACCCTCTTTACAAAGAAAATCAAGACTAAACTTTGGCCCTCGATCTGACTTACACAATAAATAAACCTCTTTACAAAGAAAATGAAGACTAAGCTTTGACATAACTATGTTACAGATTATGATGAGCCTGCAGTAATGTGCACAAACCAGTGGATTTGCATATAGGACATTGATTTTTGCATCTGAGCCACTGTATAATACAAGCAGTGTGGAAGGCATGACCACAGTCTAGTGTTCCAAGCTCATCCTCTTCCACATAATCCTCCTGTCATGCATTAATACCAATACAACTTGTAAGTTCAATTCCATTGTTCAAAACCCTTCAGCAAGAAATTGCGTCGATGGAAAATACCTGACAGACGGCGCAGGATTCTTTCTCAGCATTCTCTTCTGCAAACAAAAAGTATTTACTGTGTTTTAGAGATTTTGTGACTGCCTCTTCGGTCAATCCTGTGCTGACATACCCGATTCGATCTTCCAAAGCCAATAGCTCCTAGTAAAGGCCGAGGTACAAAGACATGAACACACATATATAATTAAGGATGAATATATCAAAGAAAGTAGGGATAGGATAGTGTGACATTACCTCATAAGACATGTTATCCACATCGAGCCGCATCCCTCGATAATGATCGTATCTTTCGGTAAGCTGGACCATTAAGGATTGGCTATTGAATGGAATGTTGTGTTCCTGCTGTTAGAGGCAACTTGTCAGCAAACAGGAATAGATAGAAAATAATAGCTATGAATGATTGTTACCCAAACTGGGACACAACAATTTTGCTGCCCCAATTTAGTTTCTGATACATGAAGCCAAGCATGAGTAGGAAATTGGATAGAGGGGAAGAAATGAGAACCTCAGACACAACCCGGAAGTTCACTCCATTGTCAGCCTGTGAAATCAGTACCGAAAGCGATCCTTCTAACAAGTTGTTGAGTATCCTTAGCATATAGAGTATAGTTTCCTCATGTTGATGCATCATGAGACTGATGTCATCCTCATTCTGCGCTCGGTTTTCATCCGAGTTAGTAAGAGCTCGGATTCGATGGTGTGGGGAACCTGCTGTAGTCCTAGGAGCAGATCCGGTTGTGAGCACCGTAGAGGGCAAGGCATGTGGTAGCCCACGGTGAGCCTGAGACTGGGGTAAATGGCGACGAAGAATACGACTGACGGGTGGTCTTGGGCAAGCTCCACGATTAGACAGATTTTCGATACCGACACAAATGCTTCTAATCTGCTCAATCACACATGATAATGTTATGTCTGAACTTTCATGAATGCCCCTTGTCATGCTACCTCGTGAAAGTGGATGAGGGGGTCTGGGTATGATTAGGCTTGGTGATGATTGGATGGTAGCAGGGGCACATACTTGGTTCGACCTTCGTGCAACCAAAATGCTCCGGGATGGTGGCAGGGAGACCGAGTGGCAGTCTTCCTCCTCTGTGGATTGACTGGTTGGTTCTGAAGTATGATCCATTAGCTAAGAGGAACATTTCTGCAACACATCCATAATCActtagtatttaaaaaaaaaaaaaaagattctaaTTGCTCCTAGAGTGGTTCTTTGATTGTTTCTTTTGGGCTAAACCGAGTTGTCCTCGGAGCTAATTAACAGTTGTAAATCAATAAAATGAAGCAATTTTTGGGTAAGAAATGAAACtattgatttgaaaaatgaaatgcTTCCCACAAAAATATAAAAGATAAACACAAAGACAGAAACAGAAAACAATTACCCACTCTGCACATCTACCAATCTTACCTTTCTTTTGTAATTCAAAGTATGATATCTCAATGCCAACCCATAAAAGCTTGTGCTGCTACAAATCATTAACTTGTTTAATTGTTTTAGAGAACAAATGCaaattaaaaatcaaggcatTCATCATTGATCATCtcaaaatacaaaaacaaaaaccaagAACAATCAAGCTCaactagccaaaaaaaaaaacagaacaaataataaaacaaccaAAGCAGAAACACCCAAGCATGCATATTTCTTGTTTGAAACCAAATTGGTCTAAAATTTTTTTCAGAGAAATGAAGAGAAGAGGGAGACTTACGACATTGGTTGGCTCGATCAGCTCGATGAGGGAAGAAATGGAGAGGAAGTTTGATGCATGATTGAGAGAGACGAAGAGAATGGGAAGTGCCAGAGATATTGTTTTTGAAGGGGAAGGGGTGGGGGTGGAGTGTGGGTGTGGCCTGGCGGTTATGGTGGCGCGGTATTTGCTAGCTGCTACCCTTTTTTTAACTAACCGTTGGGAACTGTTGGTTCTGATGGGTTTAAACTTACTGGGCCGGGCTTCGTGATTGGGCCGGCACGTATAGTGAGGCAACCGATGACTCCATTTGGGCTTCTCTGCTCTGGTGAATCCAGGCCCTGACTTGGGCCCAGAATATCCCAAAAGGCTAAAAGGCCAAGAAA
This window of the Malania oleifera isolate guangnan ecotype guangnan chromosome 6, ASM2987363v1, whole genome shotgun sequence genome carries:
- the LOC131157886 gene encoding probable E3 ubiquitin-protein ligase HIP1 isoform X1, yielding MDHTSEPTSQSTEEEDCHSVSLPPSRSILVARRSNQVCAPATIQSSPSLIIPRPPHPLSRGSMTRGIHESSDITLSCVIEQIRSICVGIENLSNRGACPRPPVSRILRRHLPQSQAHRGLPHALPSTVLTTGSAPRTTAGSPHHRIRALTNSDENRAQNEDDISLMMHQHEETILYMLRILNNLLEGSLSVLISQADNGVNFRVVSEQEHNIPFNSQSLMVQLTERYDHYRGMRLDVDNMSYEELLALEDRIGYVSTGLTEEAVTKSLKHSKYFLFAEENAEKESCAVCQEDYVEEDELGTLDCGHAFHTACIIQWLRCKNQCPICKSTGLCTLLQAHHNL
- the LOC131157886 gene encoding probable E3 ubiquitin-protein ligase HIP1 isoform X2, encoding MDHTSEPTSQSTEEEDCHSVSLPPSRSILVARRSNQVCAPATIQSSPSLIIPRPPHPLSRGSMTRGIHESSDITLSCVIEQIRSICVGIENLSNRGACPRPPVSRILRRHLPQSQAHRGLPHALPSTVLTTGSAPRTTAGSPHHRIRALTNSDENRAQNEDDISLMMHQHEETILYMLRILNNLLEGSLSVLISQADNGVNFRVVSEEHNIPFNSQSLMVQLTERYDHYRGMRLDVDNMSYEELLALEDRIGYVSTGLTEEAVTKSLKHSKYFLFAEENAEKESCAVCQEDYVEEDELGTLDCGHAFHTACIIQWLRCKNQCPICKSTGLCTLLQAHHNL